The following proteins are encoded in a genomic region of Gadus macrocephalus chromosome 19, ASM3116895v1:
- the ark2n gene encoding uncharacterized protein C18orf25 homolog isoform X4, whose translation MKMANSEKAEGFVDAESLTECLDNTEAAVNASLQEDQDAVLKTETTTTTSSPTRDKELDSASQTEGEPGLLSMPCLMKELRRDSPESQPASTGSDKLASRHVYESDSSNPCLLSPSSSGHLADSDTLSSGEDSTDSRVPNQGEGSMETGADPAPTGEGKARPVLVGGRKSRRTRSESEMPSNAMAAKKNRCQHTGAAVGGVPEKQTNGKLSKVKGHRSQKHKERMRLLRQKREAAARKKYNLLQDSSTSDSELTCDSSTSSSEDEDDDTSGGSKTINTDIPDGPAVVGHYDISDTDSNRESMSVETVRATVIKSELKAHRGQDKAAHSGCIKAQGILAGRVETGLSDRERARRQGQINIASSDSEVEIVGVQENTR comes from the exons ATGAAAATGGCTAACTCTGAAAAGGCAGAGGGATTTGTGGATGCTGAAAGCCTCACGGAATGCCTTGACAACACAGAAGCCGCCGTCAACGCCTCCCTCCAAGAAGACCAGGACGCAGTCCTCAAAACAGagaccacgaccaccaccagcTCACCGACGAGGGACAAGGAACTGGACAGCGCCTCCCAGACGGAGGGCGAGCCGGGCCTGCTCTCCATGCCCTGCCTTATGAAGGAGCTCCGCAGGGACTCCCCGGAGTCCCAGCCGGCCTCCACCGGGAGCGACAAACTGGCCTCCCGCCATGTTTACGAGAGCGACTCCTCCAATCCCTGCCTGCTCTCCCCATCCTCCAGCGGCCACCTGGCTGACTCAGACACTCTCTCCTCGGGGGAGGACAGTACAGACTCCCGAGTGCCCAACCAGGGAGAAGGCAGCATGGAGACCGGTGCGGATCCAGCGCCGACCGGAGAAGGGAAAGCACGGCCAGTGTTGGTCGGGGGGAGGAAGTCTCGGCGAACACGCTCAGAGAGTGAGATGCCAAGCAACGCCATGGCGGCCAAAAAGAACCGCTGCCAGCACACGGGGGCCGCGGTGGGCGGAGTGCCAGAGAAGCAGACCAACGGAAAGCTGTCCAAGGTGAAGGGTCACCGCAGCCAGAAGCACAAGGAGCGCATGCGCCTCCTCAGGCAGAAGAGGGAGGCGGCGGCGAGGAAGAAGTACAACCTGCTGCAGGACAGCAGTACGAGTGACAGCGAGCTCACGTGCGACTCAAGCACCAGCTCCTCTGAGGACGAGGATGACGACACCTCGGGGGGGAGCAAgactatcaacacagacatcccAG ACGGTCCAGCAGTAGTGGGTCACTATGATATTTCAGACACTGATTCTAACCGGGAGAGTATGAGTGTGGAGACAGTCCGAGCCACGGTGATAAAGAGTGAGCTAAAAGCACACAGAGGCCAGGATAAGGCAGCACACTCTGGATGTATAAAAGCACAGGGCATCCTCGCAG GACGCGTGGAGACCGGACTCTCCGACAGGGAGAGAGCGCGGCGCCAGGGCCAGATTAACATCGCGTCCTCAGACAGCGAAGTGGAAATAGTGGGAGTGCAGGAAAACACACGGTAA
- the ark2n gene encoding uncharacterized protein C18orf25 homolog isoform X2, producing MKMANSEKAEGFVDAESLTECLDNTEAAVNASLQEDQDAVLKTETTTTTSSPTRDKELDSASQTEGEPGLLSMPCLMKELRRDSPESQPASTGSDKLASRHVYESDSSNPCLLSPSSSGHLADSDTLSSGEDSTDSRVPNQGEGSMETGADPAPTGEGKARPVLVGGRKSRRTRSESEMPSNAMAAKKNRCQHTGAAVGGVPEKQTNGKLSKVKGHRSQKHKERMRLLRQKREAAARKKYNLLQDSSTSDSELTCDSSTSSSEDEDDDTSGGSKTINTDIPAAFRRDAERSRVSSWDRNNIGSVLEEAMTRFAVMQRQTEERFRVWMEKLTRLDSDDEDDTSKRSSDAQEGRGRSHRPRPHGRRPSPPSSFLPSSESADTMAAYMMERGNRSPAPNPVNNNNSPLMPEGLSQNGNLAGSDPGFLNA from the exons ATGAAAATGGCTAACTCTGAAAAGGCAGAGGGATTTGTGGATGCTGAAAGCCTCACGGAATGCCTTGACAACACAGAAGCCGCCGTCAACGCCTCCCTCCAAGAAGACCAGGACGCAGTCCTCAAAACAGagaccacgaccaccaccagcTCACCGACGAGGGACAAGGAACTGGACAGCGCCTCCCAGACGGAGGGCGAGCCGGGCCTGCTCTCCATGCCCTGCCTTATGAAGGAGCTCCGCAGGGACTCCCCGGAGTCCCAGCCGGCCTCCACCGGGAGCGACAAACTGGCCTCCCGCCATGTTTACGAGAGCGACTCCTCCAATCCCTGCCTGCTCTCCCCATCCTCCAGCGGCCACCTGGCTGACTCAGACACTCTCTCCTCGGGGGAGGACAGTACAGACTCCCGAGTGCCCAACCAGGGAGAAGGCAGCATGGAGACCGGTGCGGATCCAGCGCCGACCGGAGAAGGGAAAGCACGGCCAGTGTTGGTCGGGGGGAGGAAGTCTCGGCGAACACGCTCAGAGAGTGAGATGCCAAGCAACGCCATGGCGGCCAAAAAGAACCGCTGCCAGCACACGGGGGCCGCGGTGGGCGGAGTGCCAGAGAAGCAGACCAACGGAAAGCTGTCCAAGGTGAAGGGTCACCGCAGCCAGAAGCACAAGGAGCGCATGCGCCTCCTCAGGCAGAAGAGGGAGGCGGCGGCGAGGAAGAAGTACAACCTGCTGCAGGACAGCAGTACGAGTGACAGCGAGCTCACGTGCGACTCAAGCACCAGCTCCTCTGAGGACGAGGATGACGACACCTCGGGGGGGAGCAAgactatcaacacagacatcccAG CTGCCTTCCGCCGCGACGCCGAGAGGTCCAGAGTGAGCTCGTGGGACAGGAACAACATCGGCAGCGTGCTGGAGGAAGCCATGACGCGCTTCGCCGTCATGCAGCGGCAAACCGAGGAGCGCTTCCGCGTCTGGATGGAGAAGCTCACGCGGCTCGACTCTGACGACGAGGACGACACGTCAAAGCGCTCGAGCGACGCCCAAGAGGGGCGCGGCCGCAGCCACCGGCCGCGCCCCCACGGACGGCGCCCCTCCCCTCCGAGCTCTTTCTTGCCGTCGTCGGAGTCAGCAGACACAATGGCGGCGTACATGATGGAGCGGGGAAACCGCAGCCCTGCGCCCAATcctgtaaacaacaacaatagccCCCTGATGCCCGAGGGGCTCTCTCAGAATGGGAACCTGGCCGGGTCAGACCCGGGCTTTTTGAATGCTTAA
- the ark2n gene encoding uncharacterized protein C18orf25 homolog isoform X3: MKMANSEKAEGFVDAESLTECLDNTEAAVNASLQEDQDAVLKTETTTTTSSPTRDKELDSASQTEGEPGLLSMPCLMKELRRDSPESQPASTGSDKLASRHVYESDSSNPCLLSPSSSGHLADSDTLSSGEDSTDSRVPNQGEGSMETGADPAPTGEGKARPVLVGGRKSRRTRSESEMPSNAMAAKKNRCQHTGAAVGGVPEKQTNGKLSKVKGHRSQKHKERMRLLRQKREAAARKKYNLLQDSSTSDSELTCDSSTSSSEDEDDDTSGGSKTINTDIPGRVETGLSDRERARRQGQINIASSDSEVEIVGVQENTRCAHPCGGVIKSLSSWKCKPTEQLNTRQPQLWTSASTQPPCVSPPEVVDLTLDEDTGHKYLL; the protein is encoded by the exons ATGAAAATGGCTAACTCTGAAAAGGCAGAGGGATTTGTGGATGCTGAAAGCCTCACGGAATGCCTTGACAACACAGAAGCCGCCGTCAACGCCTCCCTCCAAGAAGACCAGGACGCAGTCCTCAAAACAGagaccacgaccaccaccagcTCACCGACGAGGGACAAGGAACTGGACAGCGCCTCCCAGACGGAGGGCGAGCCGGGCCTGCTCTCCATGCCCTGCCTTATGAAGGAGCTCCGCAGGGACTCCCCGGAGTCCCAGCCGGCCTCCACCGGGAGCGACAAACTGGCCTCCCGCCATGTTTACGAGAGCGACTCCTCCAATCCCTGCCTGCTCTCCCCATCCTCCAGCGGCCACCTGGCTGACTCAGACACTCTCTCCTCGGGGGAGGACAGTACAGACTCCCGAGTGCCCAACCAGGGAGAAGGCAGCATGGAGACCGGTGCGGATCCAGCGCCGACCGGAGAAGGGAAAGCACGGCCAGTGTTGGTCGGGGGGAGGAAGTCTCGGCGAACACGCTCAGAGAGTGAGATGCCAAGCAACGCCATGGCGGCCAAAAAGAACCGCTGCCAGCACACGGGGGCCGCGGTGGGCGGAGTGCCAGAGAAGCAGACCAACGGAAAGCTGTCCAAGGTGAAGGGTCACCGCAGCCAGAAGCACAAGGAGCGCATGCGCCTCCTCAGGCAGAAGAGGGAGGCGGCGGCGAGGAAGAAGTACAACCTGCTGCAGGACAGCAGTACGAGTGACAGCGAGCTCACGTGCGACTCAAGCACCAGCTCCTCTGAGGACGAGGATGACGACACCTCGGGGGGGAGCAAgactatcaacacagacatcccAG GACGCGTGGAGACCGGACTCTCCGACAGGGAGAGAGCGCGGCGCCAGGGCCAGATTAACATCGCGTCCTCAGACAGCGAAGTGGAAATAGTGGGAGTGCAGGAAAACACACG GTGTGCCCATCCTTGTGGCGGAGTGATCAAGAGTTTGTCTTCGTGGAAGTGCAAACCGACGGAGCAGCTAAACACCAGGCAGCCCCAGCTGTGGACGTCGGCCTCCACACAGCCCCCCTGTGTGTCCCCTCCTGAGGTGGTGGACCTCACGCTGGACGAAGACACTGGACACAAATACTTACTATGA
- the ark2n gene encoding uncharacterized protein C18orf25 homolog isoform X1, whose amino-acid sequence MKMANSEKAEGFVDAESLTECLDNTEAAVNASLQEDQDAVLKTETTTTTSSPTRDKELDSASQTEGEPGLLSMPCLMKELRRDSPESQPASTGSDKLASRHVYESDSSNPCLLSPSSSGHLADSDTLSSGEDSTDSRVPNQGEGSMETGADPAPTGEGKARPVLVGGRKSRRTRSESEMPSNAMAAKKNRCQHTGAAVGGVPEKQTNGKLSKVKGHRSQKHKERMRLLRQKREAAARKKYNLLQDSSTSDSELTCDSSTSSSEDEDDDTSGGSKTINTDIPDGPAVVGHYDISDTDSNRESMSVETVRATVIKSELKAHRGQDKAAHSGCIKAQGILAGRVETGLSDRERARRQGQINIASSDSEVEIVGVQENTRCAHPCGGVIKSLSSWKCKPTEQLNTRQPQLWTSASTQPPCVSPPEVVDLTLDEDTGHKYLL is encoded by the exons ATGAAAATGGCTAACTCTGAAAAGGCAGAGGGATTTGTGGATGCTGAAAGCCTCACGGAATGCCTTGACAACACAGAAGCCGCCGTCAACGCCTCCCTCCAAGAAGACCAGGACGCAGTCCTCAAAACAGagaccacgaccaccaccagcTCACCGACGAGGGACAAGGAACTGGACAGCGCCTCCCAGACGGAGGGCGAGCCGGGCCTGCTCTCCATGCCCTGCCTTATGAAGGAGCTCCGCAGGGACTCCCCGGAGTCCCAGCCGGCCTCCACCGGGAGCGACAAACTGGCCTCCCGCCATGTTTACGAGAGCGACTCCTCCAATCCCTGCCTGCTCTCCCCATCCTCCAGCGGCCACCTGGCTGACTCAGACACTCTCTCCTCGGGGGAGGACAGTACAGACTCCCGAGTGCCCAACCAGGGAGAAGGCAGCATGGAGACCGGTGCGGATCCAGCGCCGACCGGAGAAGGGAAAGCACGGCCAGTGTTGGTCGGGGGGAGGAAGTCTCGGCGAACACGCTCAGAGAGTGAGATGCCAAGCAACGCCATGGCGGCCAAAAAGAACCGCTGCCAGCACACGGGGGCCGCGGTGGGCGGAGTGCCAGAGAAGCAGACCAACGGAAAGCTGTCCAAGGTGAAGGGTCACCGCAGCCAGAAGCACAAGGAGCGCATGCGCCTCCTCAGGCAGAAGAGGGAGGCGGCGGCGAGGAAGAAGTACAACCTGCTGCAGGACAGCAGTACGAGTGACAGCGAGCTCACGTGCGACTCAAGCACCAGCTCCTCTGAGGACGAGGATGACGACACCTCGGGGGGGAGCAAgactatcaacacagacatcccAG ACGGTCCAGCAGTAGTGGGTCACTATGATATTTCAGACACTGATTCTAACCGGGAGAGTATGAGTGTGGAGACAGTCCGAGCCACGGTGATAAAGAGTGAGCTAAAAGCACACAGAGGCCAGGATAAGGCAGCACACTCTGGATGTATAAAAGCACAGGGCATCCTCGCAG GACGCGTGGAGACCGGACTCTCCGACAGGGAGAGAGCGCGGCGCCAGGGCCAGATTAACATCGCGTCCTCAGACAGCGAAGTGGAAATAGTGGGAGTGCAGGAAAACACACG GTGTGCCCATCCTTGTGGCGGAGTGATCAAGAGTTTGTCTTCGTGGAAGTGCAAACCGACGGAGCAGCTAAACACCAGGCAGCCCCAGCTGTGGACGTCGGCCTCCACACAGCCCCCCTGTGTGTCCCCTCCTGAGGTGGTGGACCTCACGCTGGACGAAGACACTGGACACAAATACTTACTATGA